A window of Melospiza melodia melodia isolate bMelMel2 chromosome Z, bMelMel2.pri, whole genome shotgun sequence contains these coding sequences:
- the RFK gene encoding riboflavin kinase → MRHLPYFCRGEVVKGFGRGSKELGIPTANFSEQVVESFPSDIPTGIYYGWACVGNGDVHKMVVSIGWNPFYKNIKKSVETHIIHTFKEDFYGEILSIVITGYIRPEKNFDSLDALISAIQEDIEEAKRQLDLPEHLKLKEDNFFHLPEGKIVNNR, encoded by the exons ATGAGGCACCTGCCGTACTTCTGCCGCGGGGAGGTGGTGAAGGGCTTCGGCAGGGGCTCCAAGGAGCTGGGCATCCCCACCG CTAACTTTTCTGAGCAAGTAGTTGAAAGCTTTCCATCTGATATCCCTACTGGTATATACTATGGATGGGCCTGTGTTGGAAATGgagatgtgcataaaatggttgTGAGCATAGGATGGAATCCCTTCTATAAGAATATTAAGAAATCAGTG GAAACACACATTATCCACACCTTCAAAGAAGACTTTTATGGAGAAATTCTTAGTATAGTCATAACTGGATACATTCGACCCGAAAAAAACTTTGATTCCTTAG ATGCGCTCATTTCGGCAATTCAGGAAGATATTGAAGAAGCAAAAAGACAGCTCGATCTACCAGAACATCTTAAACTCAAAGAAGATAATTTTTTTCATCTGCCAGAAGGCAAAATAGTAAACAATCGCTGA